A single region of the Mycobacterium avium subsp. avium genome encodes:
- a CDS encoding PPE family protein yields the protein MDLFAPPEVTSTLIHTGPGAGSLIEAAAAWQRVAVELENSVSSYASTLSSLIESWDGPSAMAMLQSVQPYLLWLRETAQQSAQLANSAEAAATAFGTVRSTVVHPSVVSANRTRLAQLLATNRFGTNTAAIAETENEYQTMWANNSAALSRYQAASSQATSPLTQFNSPLAVTDPGGTANQQAAVMKASVDSSGSSVGSVLNDLNMPGGFDPNAGWFNYFSTWGNQFISSGFPINLLDVWAQLATAQGVASVGGDIGSGLSEGLGATTASLANAIKGIGAGAVAPSGAMGVGVSLGKLTAPPAVVGLLPGTQTGVQLASAASPLPAAESGFPLMPMMVPPPTTSAGTGWRKRKQQKYEDVAYGREVKGKVMPRNPSAG from the coding sequence ATGGATCTGTTTGCACCCCCCGAGGTCACCTCGACACTCATCCACACCGGGCCGGGCGCGGGCTCGCTGATTGAGGCCGCCGCCGCCTGGCAGCGCGTCGCCGTCGAGCTGGAGAACTCGGTGTCCAGCTACGCCTCGACGCTGTCGTCGCTGATCGAGTCCTGGGACGGCCCCTCGGCGATGGCGATGCTGCAATCCGTCCAGCCCTACCTGCTGTGGCTGCGCGAGACCGCGCAGCAGTCCGCGCAGCTGGCCAACTCCGCCGAGGCCGCGGCGACGGCGTTCGGCACCGTGCGGTCCACCGTGGTGCACCCGTCGGTCGTCAGCGCCAACCGCACCCGGCTGGCCCAGTTGCTGGCCACCAACCGGTTCGGCACCAACACGGCGGCGATCGCCGAGACCGAGAACGAATACCAGACCATGTGGGCGAACAACTCGGCCGCGCTGAGCCGCTACCAGGCGGCCTCGTCGCAGGCGACATCGCCGCTGACCCAGTTCAATTCGCCGCTGGCCGTCACCGACCCCGGCGGGACCGCCAACCAGCAGGCCGCGGTGATGAAGGCGTCGGTCGACTCCTCGGGTTCGTCGGTGGGCTCGGTGCTCAACGACCTCAACATGCCCGGCGGGTTCGATCCCAACGCCGGCTGGTTCAACTACTTCAGCACCTGGGGCAACCAGTTCATCTCGTCCGGCTTCCCGATCAACCTGCTGGACGTGTGGGCGCAGCTGGCCACCGCCCAGGGGGTCGCATCCGTCGGCGGCGACATCGGCTCCGGCCTGTCCGAGGGCCTGGGCGCGACCACCGCCAGCCTGGCCAACGCGATCAAGGGCATCGGCGCGGGTGCGGTGGCGCCGAGCGGCGCGATGGGCGTCGGGGTGTCGCTGGGCAAACTGACCGCGCCCCCGGCGGTGGTCGGGCTGCTGCCGGGAACCCAGACGGGCGTGCAGCTGGCCTCGGCGGCGTCGCCGCTGCCCGCGGCCGAATCGGGTTTCCCGCTGATGCCGATGATGGTGCCGCCGCCGACCACCTCGGCGGGCACCGGCTGGCGAAAACGTAAACAGCAGAAGTACGAGGACGTCGCCTACGGCCGGGAAGTCAAAGGCAAAGTGATGCCTCGTAATCCGTCGGCCGGATGA
- a CDS encoding CDGP domain-containing protein has translation MRHGTVAAAAALLLAAGVIAAAPPARAGCQYGGPVLSKCDGPVQPDGTWQRCVAVTRLIPNGASSYLVPDGHCEQLGPDQHPADLAFADPPGHID, from the coding sequence ATGAGGCACGGCACCGTCGCAGCGGCGGCCGCCCTGCTGCTGGCCGCCGGGGTGATCGCCGCGGCCCCGCCGGCCCGGGCCGGCTGCCAGTACGGCGGGCCCGTGCTGAGCAAGTGTGACGGCCCCGTCCAGCCCGACGGCACCTGGCAGCGCTGCGTCGCGGTCACCCGCCTGATCCCCAACGGGGCCAGCTCCTACCTCGTGCCCGACGGGCACTGCGAACAGCTGGGACCCGACCAGCACCCGGCCGATCTCGCCTTCGCCGACCCGCCCGGCCACATCGACTGA
- a CDS encoding pseudouridine synthase — protein MRPVPLPVRDGLGPARVRLRGGPVLAELTARFGAAARAKVLAAEVVTADGAVVDEATVLPAGASVYLYRELPDEVVVPFDLPVLHRDDDIVVVDKPHFLATMPRGRHVAQTALVRLRRELGLPELSPAHRLDRLTAGVLLFTAQREVRGAYQTLFSRGLVDKTYLARAAVDPALVFPRVLAGRIVKHRGRMQAVCEPGPPNALTEVELLSPDGLYRLRPRTGRTHQLRLQMASLGIPIIGDPLYPNIIDVPADDFSTPLQLLAQRIEFDDPRTGARRVFVSRRTLDDPGP, from the coding sequence TTGAGACCGGTGCCGCTGCCGGTTCGCGACGGGCTGGGACCCGCCCGGGTGCGGCTGCGCGGCGGTCCGGTGCTGGCCGAGCTCACCGCCCGGTTCGGCGCCGCGGCCCGCGCCAAAGTCCTTGCCGCCGAAGTGGTTACCGCAGACGGTGCGGTGGTCGACGAGGCCACCGTGTTGCCGGCCGGGGCCAGTGTGTACCTTTACCGCGAGCTGCCCGACGAGGTGGTGGTGCCCTTCGACCTCCCGGTGCTGCACCGCGACGACGACATCGTCGTCGTCGACAAGCCGCACTTTCTGGCCACCATGCCGCGCGGACGGCACGTCGCCCAGACCGCGCTGGTGCGGCTGCGCCGGGAGCTCGGCTTGCCGGAGCTGAGCCCCGCGCACCGGCTGGACCGGCTGACCGCCGGGGTGCTGCTGTTCACCGCGCAGCGCGAGGTGCGCGGCGCCTATCAGACGCTGTTCTCCCGCGGGCTGGTGGACAAGACCTATCTGGCCCGGGCCGCCGTCGACCCGGCGCTGGTGTTCCCGCGGGTGCTGGCCGGCCGCATCGTCAAGCACCGGGGCCGGATGCAGGCGGTCTGCGAACCCGGGCCACCCAACGCGCTGACGGAGGTGGAGCTGTTGTCCCCGGACGGTCTGTACCGGCTGCGGCCACGCACCGGACGCACCCATCAGCTGCGCCTGCAGATGGCCTCGCTGGGCATACCGATCATCGGTGATCCGTTGTATCCCAACATCATTGACGTGCCGGCCGATGACTTCAGCACCCCGCTGCAGCTGCTTGCCCAGCGCATCGAGTTCGACGATCCGCGCACCGGCGCCCGCCGCGTCTTCGTCAGCCGCCGGACCCTCGACGACCCAGGTCCATGA
- a CDS encoding glycerol-3-phosphate dehydrogenase/oxidase, which yields MSDPIHALGEPGSPASALGPRQRAAAWDRLGAEQFDVVVIGGGVVGSGCALDAATRGLKVALVEARDFASGTSSRSSKMFHGGLRYLEQLEFGLVREALYERELSLTTLAPHLVKPMPFLFPLTNRLWERPYIAAGIFLYDRLGGAKSVPAQKHLTRAGALRLCPGLKRSALIGGIRYYDTIVDDARHTLTVARTAAHYGVVVRNSTQVVALLREGDRVTGVRVRDSEDGSVTEVRGHVVVNATGVWTDEIQALSKQRGRFQVRASKGVHVVVPRDRIVSDVAIILRTEKSVMFVIPWGSHWIIGTTDTDWDLDLAHPAATKADIDYILSTVNTVLAIPLTHADIDGVYAGLRPLLAGESEETSKLSREHAVAVPAPGLVAIAGGKYTTYRVMAADAIDAAAQFIPARVAPSITEKVSLLGADGYFALINQAEHVAQLRGLHPYRVRHLLDRYGSLIGDVLALAADRPDLLNPITEAPGYLRVEALYAVTAEGALHLEDILARRMRISIEYSHRGVDCAREVADVVAPVLGWTAGDVEREVANYTARVQAEILSQAQPDDVSADELRASAPEARAEILEPVPLN from the coding sequence GTGAGCGATCCGATCCACGCACTCGGCGAGCCCGGCTCGCCGGCTTCGGCGCTGGGACCGCGGCAACGCGCGGCGGCCTGGGACAGGCTGGGCGCCGAGCAGTTCGACGTGGTGGTGATCGGCGGCGGCGTGGTGGGATCGGGCTGCGCCCTGGACGCCGCCACCCGCGGGCTCAAGGTCGCGCTGGTGGAGGCCCGCGACTTCGCGTCGGGCACCTCGAGCCGTTCCTCGAAGATGTTCCACGGCGGCCTGCGCTATCTCGAGCAGCTGGAGTTCGGGCTGGTGCGCGAGGCCCTATACGAGCGCGAGCTGTCGCTGACCACGCTGGCACCGCACCTGGTCAAGCCGATGCCCTTTCTGTTCCCGCTGACCAATCGGTTGTGGGAACGGCCCTACATCGCCGCCGGCATCTTTCTCTACGACCGGCTGGGCGGCGCGAAATCCGTTCCGGCGCAAAAACATTTGACCCGCGCCGGTGCGCTGCGGCTGTGCCCGGGCCTCAAACGCAGCGCGCTGATCGGCGGAATCCGCTACTACGACACCATCGTCGACGACGCCCGGCACACCCTGACCGTCGCGCGCACCGCCGCGCACTACGGCGTGGTGGTGCGCAACTCCACCCAGGTGGTCGCCCTGCTGCGGGAGGGCGACCGGGTGACCGGGGTGCGGGTACGCGACTCCGAAGACGGCTCGGTCACCGAGGTCCGCGGGCATGTGGTGGTCAACGCGACCGGCGTGTGGACCGATGAGATCCAGGCATTGTCCAAGCAGCGCGGGCGATTTCAGGTGCGGGCATCCAAGGGGGTGCACGTGGTGGTGCCGCGCGACCGCATCGTCAGCGACGTGGCGATCATCCTGCGCACCGAGAAGTCGGTGATGTTCGTCATCCCGTGGGGCAGCCACTGGATCATCGGAACCACCGACACCGACTGGGATCTGGATCTGGCCCACCCCGCGGCCACCAAGGCCGACATCGACTACATCCTGTCCACCGTCAACACCGTGCTGGCGATCCCGCTCACCCACGCCGACATCGACGGGGTGTATGCGGGGCTGCGGCCGCTGCTGGCCGGGGAGAGCGAGGAAACCTCCAAGCTCTCCCGCGAGCACGCGGTGGCGGTGCCCGCACCCGGCTTGGTGGCCATCGCCGGCGGCAAGTACACCACCTACCGGGTGATGGCCGCCGACGCGATTGACGCTGCGGCGCAATTCATTCCGGCCCGGGTGGCGCCGTCGATCACGGAGAAGGTCAGCCTGCTCGGCGCCGACGGCTACTTCGCGCTGATCAATCAGGCCGAGCACGTCGCGCAGCTGCGCGGGTTGCATCCCTACCGGGTGCGCCACCTGCTGGACCGCTACGGCTCTTTGATCGGTGACGTGCTGGCGCTGGCCGCCGATCGGCCCGACCTGCTCAACCCGATCACGGAGGCGCCCGGCTATCTGCGGGTGGAGGCGCTGTACGCCGTAACCGCCGAGGGCGCTTTGCATTTGGAGGACATCCTGGCCCGCCGGATGCGCATCTCCATCGAATACTCGCATCGCGGCGTCGACTGCGCCCGCGAGGTCGCCGACGTGGTCGCGCCGGTGCTGGGGTGGACGGCCGGCGACGTCGAGCGCGAGGTCGCCAACTACACCGCCCGGGTGCAGGCCGAGATCCTGTCGCAGGCCCAGCCCGACGACGTGTCGGCCGACGAGCTGCGGGCCAGTGCGCCCGAGGCGCGCGCCGAGATCCTCGAGCCGGTGCCGCTCAATTGA
- a CDS encoding NAD(P)H-quinone dehydrogenase: protein MVTRIVILGGGPAGYEAALVAASSHPDTTHVTVIDSEGIGGAAVLDDCVPSKTFIASTWLRTELRRAPRLGFEIDIDDAKISLPQIHARVKQLATEQSADITEQLLGVGVRVVAGRGELIDPTPGLARHRIKATAPDGSSSEYEADVVLIATGASPRILPSAQPDGERILTWRQLYNLDALPDHLIVVGSGVTGAEFVHAYTELGVPVTVVASRDRVLPYEDADAALVLEEAFSERGVQLVKNARAQSVTRTPDGVLVTLTDGRTVAGSHALMTIGSVPNTAGLGLERVGIELGRGGYLTVDRVSRTSVPGIYAAGDCTGLLPLASVAAMQGRIAMYHALGEGVSPIRLRTVAATVFTRPEIAAVGVPQTMIDDGSVSARTIMLPLRTNARAKMSGLRQGFVKVFCRKSTGVVIGGVVVAPIASELILPIAVAVQNRITVNELAQTLAVYPSLSGSITEAARRLMAHDDLD from the coding sequence GTGGTGACCCGCATCGTGATCCTCGGCGGCGGTCCGGCCGGTTACGAAGCCGCTCTGGTGGCCGCCTCCTCCCACCCCGACACCACCCACGTCACGGTGATCGACTCCGAGGGAATCGGCGGCGCGGCCGTGCTGGACGACTGCGTGCCGTCCAAGACATTCATCGCCTCGACCTGGCTGCGCACCGAGCTGCGCCGCGCGCCGCGGCTGGGCTTCGAGATCGACATCGACGACGCCAAGATCTCGCTGCCCCAGATCCACGCCCGGGTCAAGCAACTGGCCACCGAGCAGTCCGCCGACATCACCGAACAGCTGCTCGGCGTGGGCGTGCGAGTGGTCGCCGGCCGCGGCGAGCTGATCGACCCCACCCCGGGGCTGGCCCGCCACCGCATCAAGGCCACCGCCCCCGACGGCAGCAGCAGCGAGTACGAGGCCGACGTCGTGCTGATCGCCACCGGCGCCAGCCCGCGGATCCTGCCGTCGGCCCAGCCCGACGGCGAGCGGATCCTGACCTGGCGCCAGCTCTACAACCTCGACGCGCTGCCCGACCACCTCATCGTGGTCGGCTCGGGGGTGACCGGCGCCGAGTTCGTGCACGCCTACACCGAATTGGGCGTGCCGGTGACCGTGGTGGCCAGCCGCGACCGGGTGCTGCCCTACGAGGACGCCGACGCCGCCCTGGTGCTGGAAGAGGCGTTCTCCGAGCGGGGCGTGCAGCTGGTGAAGAACGCCCGCGCGCAATCGGTCACCCGCACGCCCGACGGGGTGCTGGTCACCCTGACCGACGGGCGCACCGTGGCGGGCAGCCACGCCCTGATGACCATCGGCTCGGTGCCCAACACCGCCGGCCTGGGCCTGGAGCGGGTCGGCATCGAGCTGGGCCGCGGCGGCTACCTGACGGTGGACCGGGTGTCGCGGACCTCGGTGCCCGGCATCTACGCCGCCGGCGACTGCACCGGCCTGCTGCCGCTGGCCTCGGTGGCCGCCATGCAGGGCCGCATCGCGATGTATCACGCGCTCGGCGAGGGCGTCAGCCCGATCCGGCTGCGCACAGTCGCGGCGACGGTGTTCACCCGGCCCGAGATCGCCGCCGTCGGCGTGCCGCAGACCATGATCGACGACGGTTCGGTGTCGGCGCGCACCATCATGCTGCCGCTGCGCACCAATGCGCGGGCCAAGATGTCGGGGCTGCGGCAGGGTTTCGTGAAGGTGTTCTGCCGCAAGTCCACCGGGGTGGTGATCGGCGGCGTGGTGGTGGCGCCGATCGCCTCCGAGCTGATCCTGCCGATCGCGGTGGCGGTGCAGAACCGCATCACCGTCAATGAATTGGCGCAGACGCTGGCGGTTTACCCGTCGCTGTCCGGTTCGATCACCGAGGCGGCCCGGCGGCTGATGGCCCACGACGACCTGGACTAA
- a CDS encoding gamma-glutamylcyclotransferase, which produces MPLYAAYGSNMDPEQMLKRAPHSPMAGTGWLHGWRLTFGGEDIGWEGALATVVEDPGSKVFVVLYDMTPADEKNLDRWEGSEFGVHKKIRCRVDRISSDTTTDPVLAWLYVLDAWEGGLPSARYLGVMADAAEIAGAPADYVHDLRTRPARNIGP; this is translated from the coding sequence GTGCCGCTCTACGCCGCGTACGGGTCGAACATGGATCCCGAGCAGATGCTGAAGCGCGCACCCCACTCGCCGATGGCCGGAACCGGCTGGCTGCACGGCTGGCGGCTGACGTTCGGCGGCGAGGACATCGGCTGGGAGGGCGCGCTGGCCACGGTCGTGGAGGACCCGGGTTCCAAGGTGTTCGTCGTGCTCTACGACATGACGCCGGCGGACGAGAAGAACCTCGACCGCTGGGAGGGCTCGGAGTTCGGCGTGCACAAGAAGATCCGCTGCCGTGTGGACCGCATCTCGTCCGACACCACCACCGACCCGGTGCTGGCGTGGCTGTACGTCCTGGACGCCTGGGAGGGCGGCCTGCCATCGGCCCGCTACCTCGGGGTGATGGCCGACGCCGCCGAAATCGCCGGCGCGCCAGCCGATTACGTGCACGACCTGCGCACCCGCCCGGCCCGCAACATCGGGCCCTGA
- a CDS encoding M20 family metallopeptidase has protein sequence MSLADAATSWLAAHNQDLIEWRRHIHRYPELGRQEYATTQFVAERLAEAGLNPKVLPGGTGLICDLGPEHEPRIALRADMDALPMAERTGAPYASTMPNVAHACGHDAHTAILLGTALVLASVPELPVGVRLIFQAAEELMPGGAIDAIAAGAITGVSRIFALHCDPRLEVGQIAVRHGPITSAADQIEITLYSPGGHTSRPHLTADLVYGLGTLITGLPGVLSRRIDPRNGTVLVWGAVNAGVAANAIPQTGVLAGTVRTASRQTWVGLEEVIRETVSGLLAPLGIEHTLQYRRGVPPVVNEDVSTRILTHAIEALGPDALADTRQSGGGEDFSWYLEEIPGAMARLGVWPGVGPQLDLHQPTFNLDERALAIGVRVMANIVEQSALFQVF, from the coding sequence ATGAGCCTGGCCGACGCCGCCACCTCCTGGCTGGCCGCGCACAACCAAGACCTGATCGAGTGGCGTCGGCACATCCACCGCTATCCCGAGTTGGGCCGCCAGGAATACGCCACCACCCAGTTCGTCGCCGAGCGGTTGGCCGAGGCCGGACTCAACCCCAAGGTGCTGCCCGGCGGGACCGGGCTGATCTGCGACCTCGGCCCCGAGCACGAGCCCCGGATCGCGCTGCGGGCCGACATGGACGCGCTGCCGATGGCCGAGCGCACCGGCGCGCCCTACGCCTCCACCATGCCCAACGTGGCGCACGCCTGCGGGCACGACGCGCACACCGCCATCCTGCTGGGCACCGCGCTGGTGCTGGCGTCGGTGCCGGAACTGCCGGTCGGGGTGCGGTTGATCTTCCAGGCCGCCGAGGAGCTGATGCCCGGCGGGGCGATCGACGCCATCGCCGCCGGCGCCATCACCGGGGTGTCGCGGATCTTCGCCCTGCACTGCGACCCCCGGCTGGAGGTCGGCCAGATCGCGGTCCGGCACGGCCCGATCACCTCGGCGGCCGACCAGATCGAGATCACCCTGTATTCGCCGGGCGGGCACACCTCGCGGCCGCACCTGACCGCCGACCTGGTGTACGGGCTGGGCACCCTGATCACCGGGCTGCCCGGGGTGCTGTCGCGGCGCATCGACCCGCGCAACGGCACCGTGCTGGTGTGGGGCGCGGTCAACGCCGGGGTGGCGGCCAACGCCATCCCGCAGACCGGGGTGCTGGCCGGCACCGTGCGCACCGCCAGCCGGCAGACCTGGGTGGGTCTCGAGGAGGTGATCCGGGAGACGGTGTCCGGGCTGCTCGCGCCGCTGGGCATCGAGCACACGCTGCAGTACCGGCGCGGCGTGCCGCCGGTGGTCAACGAGGACGTCTCGACGCGCATCCTCACCCACGCGATCGAGGCGCTCGGCCCCGACGCCCTGGCCGACACCCGCCAGTCCGGTGGCGGCGAAGACTTCTCCTGGTACCTCGAGGAGATTCCCGGCGCGATGGCGCGGCTGGGGGTGTGGCCCGGGGTGGGGCCACAGCTGGACCTGCACCAGCCGACGTTCAACCTCGACGAGCGGGCCCTGGCGATCGGGGTGCGGGTGATGGCCAACATCGTCGAACAGTCGGCGCTGTTCCAGGTGTTCTAG
- a CDS encoding M20 family metallopeptidase yields MPPVGSDSPLDSVEDVVRRRGADLVELSHAIHAEPELAFAEHRSCAKAQALVAERGFEITAAAGGLDTAFRADFGSGQLTIGVCAEYDALPEIGHACGHNIIAASAVGTALALAEVADDLGLRVALVGTPAEEAGGGKALLLKAGVFDDISAAVMLHPGPADIAAARSLALSEAIVRYRGKESHAAVAPHLGVNALDAVTVAQVAVGLLRQQLAPGQLVHGIVTDGGQAVNVIPGHASLQYAMRAVESDSLRELEGRMYACFAAGPMAAGCEYEIDNPAPAYDELKPDAWLANIFREEMCRLGRQPVAPEYEAALPMGSTDMGNVTQALPGIHPVVGVESGGAMVHQRAFADAAAGPSADRAVIEGAIMLARTVVALAQTPAERDRALAAHERRRGGAHP; encoded by the coding sequence GTGCCCCCCGTCGGATCAGACAGCCCGCTGGACAGCGTCGAGGATGTCGTGCGGCGGCGCGGTGCCGATCTCGTCGAGCTGTCGCACGCCATCCACGCCGAGCCGGAGCTGGCGTTCGCCGAGCACCGCAGCTGCGCCAAGGCGCAGGCGCTGGTCGCCGAGCGCGGCTTCGAGATCACCGCGGCCGCCGGCGGCCTGGACACCGCCTTTCGCGCCGACTTCGGCAGCGGCCAGCTGACCATCGGGGTCTGCGCCGAATACGATGCCCTGCCCGAGATCGGGCACGCCTGCGGCCACAACATCATCGCGGCGTCGGCCGTGGGCACCGCGCTGGCGCTGGCCGAGGTGGCCGACGACCTGGGCCTGCGGGTGGCGCTTGTGGGGACTCCCGCCGAGGAGGCCGGCGGCGGTAAGGCGCTGCTGCTCAAGGCCGGGGTGTTCGACGACATCTCCGCGGCGGTGATGCTGCATCCCGGGCCGGCCGACATCGCCGCGGCCCGCTCGCTGGCCCTGTCCGAGGCGATCGTGCGCTACCGCGGCAAGGAATCGCACGCCGCCGTCGCGCCGCACCTGGGCGTCAACGCCCTCGACGCCGTCACCGTCGCGCAAGTGGCCGTCGGGCTGCTGCGTCAGCAACTGGCGCCGGGCCAACTGGTGCACGGCATCGTCACCGACGGCGGGCAGGCGGTCAACGTCATCCCCGGGCACGCGTCGCTGCAGTACGCGATGCGCGCCGTCGAATCCGACTCGCTGCGCGAGCTGGAGGGCAGGATGTATGCCTGCTTCGCCGCGGGCCCAATGGCCGCCGGCTGCGAATACGAGATCGACAACCCCGCGCCCGCCTACGACGAACTCAAGCCGGACGCGTGGCTGGCCAATATCTTTCGCGAGGAGATGTGCCGGCTGGGCCGGCAGCCGGTGGCCCCGGAGTACGAAGCCGCGCTGCCGATGGGCAGCACCGACATGGGCAACGTGACGCAGGCGCTGCCGGGGATCCACCCGGTGGTCGGGGTCGAATCCGGTGGCGCCATGGTGCATCAGCGCGCCTTCGCCGACGCCGCCGCCGGACCCAGCGCCGACCGCGCGGTGATCGAGGGCGCGATCATGCTGGCCCGCACCGTCGTCGCGCTGGCCCAGACGCCGGCCGAGCGCGATCGGGCGCTGGCCGCGCACGAGCGCAGACGCGGCGGGGCGCACCCATGA
- a CDS encoding cutinase family protein, whose protein sequence is MSVVAITCGPAPRAAADGCPDVQLIFARGTAEPPGLGAVGDALFAALQPALGNRNVDAYAVNYPASYNFLTTADGANDARDHIAEMVDRCPSTRLVLGGFSQGAAAVSMLAGVPPVGQRIGNFGSAPPLDPGLASKIAAVAVFGNPGNRFNTPLSTTGAFAGRAIDLCSDGDPVCVVGGRDRDAHHVYEDPPYPAQAAGFIAGRV, encoded by the coding sequence TTGTCGGTGGTCGCCATCACCTGCGGCCCGGCGCCGCGGGCGGCGGCCGACGGATGTCCGGACGTGCAACTGATTTTCGCCCGCGGCACCGCCGAGCCCCCGGGCTTGGGAGCCGTGGGCGATGCGCTGTTCGCCGCGCTGCAACCGGCGCTGGGCAACCGCAACGTCGACGCCTACGCGGTGAACTATCCGGCCAGCTACAACTTCCTGACCACCGCCGACGGCGCCAACGACGCCCGCGACCACATCGCCGAGATGGTCGACCGGTGCCCGTCCACCCGGCTGGTGCTCGGCGGGTTCTCGCAGGGCGCGGCCGCGGTCTCGATGCTCGCCGGGGTACCGCCGGTCGGGCAGCGGATCGGCAACTTCGGGTCGGCACCCCCACTGGATCCCGGCCTGGCGAGCAAGATCGCGGCGGTGGCGGTGTTCGGCAACCCCGGCAACCGCTTCAACACGCCCCTGTCGACCACCGGGGCGTTCGCCGGTCGCGCCATCGACCTGTGCAGCGACGGCGACCCGGTGTGCGTCGTCGGCGGGCGGGACCGGGACGCGCACCACGTCTACGAGGACCCGCCCTACCCGGCCCAGGCGGCGGGGTTCATCGCCGGGCGGGTATAG
- a CDS encoding purine-nucleoside phosphorylase, with product MAETPSNPGELARQAAAVIGERTGVAAHDVAIVLGSGWSPAVAALGAPTAVLPQAELPGFRPPTAVGHTGELVSMRIGEHRVLVLVGRIHAYEGHDLCHVVHPVRAACAAGVRAVVLTNAAGGLRPDLAVGEPVLISDHLNLTGRSPLVGPQFVDLTDAYSPRLRELARQADPTLAEGVYAGLPGPHYETPAEIRMLRTLGADLVGMSTVHETIAARAAGAEVLGVSLVTNLAAGISGEPLSHTEVLAAGAASATRMGALLALILGQLPRF from the coding sequence GTGGCCGAAACCCCGTCCAACCCAGGCGAGCTCGCGCGCCAGGCGGCCGCGGTCATCGGCGAACGGACCGGCGTCGCCGCACACGACGTGGCCATCGTCCTGGGGTCGGGATGGTCGCCGGCGGTCGCCGCGCTGGGCGCCCCGACGGCGGTGCTGCCGCAGGCCGAACTGCCCGGCTTCCGCCCGCCCACCGCGGTCGGGCACACCGGCGAGCTGGTGTCGATGCGTATCGGCGAGCACCGGGTGCTGGTGTTGGTCGGCCGCATCCACGCCTACGAGGGCCACGACCTGTGCCACGTCGTGCACCCGGTCCGGGCGGCCTGCGCGGCCGGGGTGCGCGCGGTGGTGCTCACCAACGCGGCCGGCGGCCTGCGCCCGGACCTTGCCGTCGGCGAACCGGTGCTGATCAGCGACCACCTCAACCTGACCGGGCGGTCCCCGCTGGTCGGCCCGCAGTTCGTCGACCTCACCGACGCCTACTCGCCGCGGCTGCGCGAGCTGGCCCGCCAAGCCGATCCCACGCTGGCCGAGGGCGTCTACGCCGGCCTTCCCGGCCCGCACTACGAGACCCCGGCCGAGATCCGGATGCTGCGCACGCTGGGCGCCGACCTGGTCGGCATGTCGACGGTGCACGAAACCATCGCCGCCCGGGCGGCCGGCGCCGAGGTGCTGGGGGTGTCGCTGGTGACCAACCTGGCCGCCGGCATCAGCGGCGAGCCGCTGAGCCACACCGAGGTGCTGGCCGCCGGCGCCGCCTCGGCCACCCGGATGGGCGCGCTGCTGGCCCTGATCCTCGGCCAACTCCCCCGGTTCTAG